The Coffea arabica cultivar ET-39 chromosome 10e, Coffea Arabica ET-39 HiFi, whole genome shotgun sequence region TGGTTAACGTCAGCTAAAACTGAGAAATTCAATACAAGAAGCAACTTCTCCAGCATCAAAGTGATCTAATTATGAAATTTGTATGTCTCCAATGTTTCTTCATAAATTGATCCACCTTTTGGCAAGAGCTCAAAGGCAAGTCTCCCATTTCATTTTCTAACAAGTCAAAATAACATTAACATCAAAAGACGATAGATGTTAGAGATTGATTACAGACCTTAGTAGCTTCAAGTGCAGATTGAACGACATAATTAGCAAATCGGTCCTGAAGCAATTGATCAAAATGGCGCACAGATAGTAATTCTGTGATGATTCTAGGCTGGCTATCTTTGAGACATCGCAGGCACTTCTCAACAACATGGCTGCTAAATTTTTGCATAGACAAGAATACAAAGTGACCTTCAAACTGAGAAAGCAAGGTAGCAGCTGCAGATGGAATTTTAAGCTCTATGATGTATTGGATAACATAATTTCTGCAACAAGGAGAAGTTCAGTACAATGTTTAGCTGTAAGAGATGTATTATAAAGGAAACACGTAGGACCATCACATGGCAAAGGTTCAAAGAATTGCATAATGGAAGAAATTATGAGAGGCTTGGCAGGAATTTATCAACAAAATGATGGTTTCTGTAAAGAACACGTGgagagtgattttttttttccctttaaacAAATTCAGGGCTCCAATTAATTCCAATCCAAGCAATTAACCAAATTAATGATCTCTTTActgaaaaacaaacaaaagaaaagagagggaagcAGAAAGCATCCAAAAGCAAGACATGAACTCTTTATGCTTATCAGCAGTACACTAGTCATATGGAATCATGAATTTAGATCCATCGAATGGGGGAAATTTTCATATCCCAAACCCATAAGATATTGCTGAACCAACTCCCATGTTGCAAAACTTTCTTGCTCAGGGAGCACTATATTCATTTCGTGCCTCTCTGTCTCCAACAGGAAGCATTACATTCATTACTTGCCTTTTGCCCACTAATAGGATATTGTATCAAATTAGCTAGGAAATCTAGCAAGTCTATACACCATTTCGACCCATACTTCCCATTCTCATTGTGCACTATAATTCaaattttatgagaaaatgtGAACACTGCTTTTCATTCCTCCCTTTCACCTCATCAATGTAGTAGTtaccatcatcatcatcctctcTCTAAGGAAGCTTTGTTTCTTTCTCCAGGACATGACCACATACCCATTGCAATCATGGTAACAGACCAATTAACGGGCAAAGATTCACCTTAAAATATGAAACAAAGAGGATTGAAAACAATCAGAGGAAAAGTAAAACATTGTTCAGGATTTCTACCCAAAGGCATCTTGAGATAGGAGAAGCCCGTTAGCGGAAATGCTCGAAACCAACTTTTCTCGATGCTTCCCACTTGAATAAGCAACGCACCGATTCAGGACACAGCACCCATGGCGATGGCATGCAATGTCAACACAAAACTTTGCAGCAGCATCAAATATGAACTGTAACAACAGCTAGTTAATTCTTTATAAAAGAACATGATAACAGGGAAAATTTACGGATTCTAATAGGTATGTTGTGCTACACAGGTTCTCAGTTTCCTAATTTTTTGATCTCCAAATTAAGGTGTGAGGAGTCAAGCATTTGATTAAGGAATCAACACTTGATATGTCTGCTTTTTCAGTCATATAAAAATGTGCTTGTCACCATGATCCTCCTCTAGTGCTATTtgaagtaaaaaagaaaatctcATCTGCTTCAAATGGCAGATTCATTTCATTATGTTTTTAGTCTTGAATTAGTGCTTTCCATGGTAATAGCCATATGAGTGCGCAGGAACCAGGCAAGAACTGCTTGAACCATGAGTGTATTGTAGAACTTACAAACACTAGATATAGAAGGGAATTAAACGAGCCTACCATGGAAGACCTCCAACAAACTTGACAAATCAGTGGCTTTTTAATTGCTAAAATAAGCAAATGGATATCCCTAAGACTAATTTCGAAGACTCGTACTACATGATCCCAAAGACAGACCAATCAATAGGTAATGATTGAAGACATGGCACCTCAGAGGAGTAAAATCTAGAGACAGGTATCATACTTCAAAAACACAGGTACGGAAAGAAGCAATAGCAGCTGCAGATGACCAAATAAATGAAGACTCTCCAAAATTCCAAACTTGATAATCTGGGCTTTTAACTGAGACAGATGTTACTCAGTGGTTCACTAAAGAACTGTATTGCATTAATAGAATGGTAAACTGAAATTCATGTATCATAGCTTGACAATATGAGATTTTGTTTAGTCCAATGATGTTAATTAAATCAtttaataaaagaaaggaagtgTTTACTATCCCCAAAAACGCTGCAAACTTTGACTAGGTGAAAGCGATTTTACCTTattttggtcaatggtaagggACTGTAAGCATCTCTGCACTACATGATTTCCATTTTGGTCTTTAATGAGATCAAGCAGACCTGGTTTCAGGGCTACCATAATCAGTGATATTTGCTGCCTGCTTTTGATGGCTTCTATCAGCTTTTGCACTACACGGGTACTGAAAATGAGAGTCAATATATCCATCAGGATGGTTAGAACTTTAGGTCGTAATACAGAAAATTCAATTGGAAATGGAGACAACACTTAGAGCAGAAGGCAATGTGATTACCCATGTGTGTTCATACAAATGTCAACAAGTTCTCCACGCTTATTAGTCAGCTTAAGCACAATCACCAATTTTTGATCCTCAGAACAGACATCTAATAATTTCTGGATAAGGTAGTTTGCAAATGGATCAACCATGAGTTCAACAACATGATCAATAATTTCAGTGAATATGATTTGAATATCTTGACTATTTCCTTCGTCAAAAACCCTCTGCAAGAACCGACAACCCAACTGATGCTTGCACATTGGATATATGTAACCTTGCAACTCTGCTGGTGACCTATAGTATAGCTGTGCGGGTAATGAGCTACAGTTCCTTGGCCTCAAACCATCTTCACATAATTCTTTGCGTTGTGATTGAGCATGCCCAGCGCTATTTGCACAAACACCTTGGCATTGCATTACAAAATCCAAAACTAGATCTTTCTCCCCTGACTTTGACATAACTGCCTCATTCCTTGAACTCTTCTTGTCACCCTTTGATCGATTAGATTTCTTTTCAGCTACAAATTTCGAACATTTCCCTGCACCATCCACAATGAAGCTATCTTCACAACCGGGAGCTCCAACTTCCCCTGCATTTGTCACTGAAAACATTGGTCGACCTAAATTAACACAAGTATTTGGCATTCCTCTAGCATTTCCATTTAACATCAGAAGTTTATATGCTAAATCCATCTCCAACATGGGATTACTTAACTGAGAAGAATCCAAGCCATTATAATCAAGAATTCCACATTGCTGCGTGTCATAAAAATCGTCAGCAAAACAAGGCCTACCATTCACCATTGAAGTTCTATTTCCTTGAACTCCTTGGTTGCAAAAGCCTCGCCCCTGCTCTTTGACCAGCCTCATATAATAATCTACCTGGTCCTCTCTAGATAAAGCATTAGAATGCCTGTTTGTCAGAAAAGGAGAAGGCCCCATAAAATCTTTGACATCACATACTTGTCCCAGCCCCATAGAATAATCATAAACATGGTGGTTGCTAAATCCTACAACACTATTTGACAAACGGTCATTGAATCCACCCAAAAACCCATCCGGGTCAACCCGAAACTTACTAGTACTACAGTAATCTCTCTGTTCATCCCCCACATGCATTCTACTAAAGTTTTCACATAATCCCGCATTGTATGGTACATTCAACATGGACTCTCCACTGGGCTTTTCAAAGACCCCAGAACCCATATTTCTAGCAGCAGAATTCAGCTTTTCTTGATGCATCCCACCATCAAAGCTAAATGGGGTCATGACTGTTGATTGTGACGATGACCCATTATCAATAGCATCAAACACACCAGAAAATAACCCCGAATTCATGGCTACAAATGGACCACTACTCATAAGCATAGTAGGCTGATTGTTCTCAAGAAAACCATGATTCGCATAAGAAGTCTCATTCATCATGACCCCCTTCATTTTTCCATCAACATTTTCTTCCTCAACTCTAAACATCATGACCGCCCTTAAactaatatttataaatatgaTACTACATATATCAACAAAAACAGAAAGTACAAAATTACGGGAAAAAAAAAGCTAGAATTTTTCAAGAACAAAACTTCAACAAGGAGAGAGATGGTAAAGACAAATTCAAAAAAGGGGACAATCTTTCTGGGGTTTtgggagtgagagagagagagagagaggagtgaTGCTAGCAGTACAAGGAAAGTGATGGGTTTTAATATGGTTAAAAAGCAGCAGTAGTATTTGGCTAAAGCCACGCCATAACAATGTGGAGCAGCAACAAAAAAACCACTAACAGCTTTTTTGCCGCTGTTATAGCCTTATAGGTGGCGTGGACAGCCCAGAAGCGACAAACAGAATTGCAGAGGAAAAAGCATACACAATGGCCTTTGTGTATTCTCACTCACACTCTACACACACAAAATACGTAGTAGTATTAGAGATGCACACTCCTAGGGCCAAGCTTTGATTTGGTTAAGGAGGCTTTAATGGTTCTGAAATAGAGGATCAATAGTCATCTCATGAGCATAGaggatttcttttttatttatttttttccctaaaaTCGAGGAAATATTTAACAAAGTCATTTCATGAGCATaaagaatttcattttttttaaattgactCACTAGTACTACGATGGAATCTCTGTTggtagattttattttattttattttaccttcccccccccctcccTACCCTAGCCTGACTGGTTAGGTTCAAAATCCCATAACAAGTAGAAtatttcttttgctcttttttttatatataatttaagaactttttttttctttttgtcaacTTTTTACCTTTAGAGTTGTTCATGAAAATTATAAAGTAACGTATCAATTTGCACGCACTTAAATAAATTGTGGTTATAATTATCATGTGTTTGCGCAAAAAATAAC contains the following coding sequences:
- the LOC113712168 gene encoding uncharacterized protein encodes the protein MMFRVEEENVDGKMKGVMMNETSYANHGFLENNQPTMLMSSGPFVAMNSGLFSGVFDAIDNGSSSQSTVMTPFSFDGGMHQEKLNSAARNMGSGVFEKPSGESMLNVPYNAGLCENFSRMHVGDEQRDYCSTSKFRVDPDGFLGGFNDRLSNSVVGFSNHHVYDYSMGLGQVCDVKDFMGPSPFLTNRHSNALSREDQVDYYMRLVKEQGRGFCNQGVQGNRTSMVNGRPCFADDFYDTQQCGILDYNGLDSSQLSNPMLEMDLAYKLLMLNGNARGMPNTCVNLGRPMFSVTNAGEVGAPGCEDSFIVDGAGKCSKFVAEKKSNRSKGDKKSSRNEAVMSKSGEKDLVLDFVMQCQGVCANSAGHAQSQRKELCEDGLRPRNCSSLPAQLYYRSPAELQGYIYPMCKHQLGCRFLQRVFDEGNSQDIQIIFTEIIDHVVELMVDPFANYLIQKLLDVCSEDQKLVIVLKLTNKRGELVDICMNTHGTRVVQKLIEAIKSRQQISLIMVALKPGLLDLIKDQNGNHVVQRCLQSLTIDQNKFIFDAAAKFCVDIACHRHGCCVLNRCVAYSSGKHREKLVSSISANGLLLSQDAFGNYVIQYIIELKIPSAAATLLSQFEGHFVFLSMQKFSSHVVEKCLRCLKDSQPRIITELLSVRHFDQLLQDRFANYVVQSALEATKGPLRTLLVEAICPYSEILRTSPYCKKIFSRNLLKK